From the Trueperaceae bacterium genome, one window contains:
- a CDS encoding sulfite exporter TauE/SafE family protein, giving the protein MMSVPMRSLFIGLAGGFFGSMVGLGGAVVMIPLLTGWAKLSQHKAHATSLVAVVFTGLIGAAAYAGGGALDWGIAVPVAVAAVVTSTVAAAYSSRVPAGVLKRIFGGLLVAAAVALIFGFDVAGGGLGGAWRLPGAVLLGLLSGTLTGLLGIGGGAFIVPLLIFVFGLDQHLAQGTSLAVMIPAGIAGTAVHVRNRRIAGNVVVGLIVGVALGAFGGGKLALLTPERPLQVIFGVILLWTGYRYLRPQPRA; this is encoded by the coding sequence GTGATGTCGGTGCCCATGCGTTCTCTCTTCATCGGTCTGGCGGGCGGCTTCTTCGGGAGCATGGTCGGCCTCGGTGGGGCGGTCGTGATGATCCCCCTCCTGACGGGCTGGGCCAAGCTGAGCCAGCACAAGGCGCACGCCACCAGCCTCGTGGCCGTGGTGTTCACGGGCCTCATCGGCGCGGCGGCGTACGCGGGCGGCGGCGCCCTCGACTGGGGCATCGCCGTCCCGGTGGCCGTCGCGGCCGTCGTCACCTCCACCGTGGCGGCCGCCTACTCGTCGCGCGTGCCGGCGGGCGTCCTAAAGCGCATCTTCGGCGGCCTGCTCGTGGCCGCCGCCGTGGCCCTCATCTTCGGGTTCGACGTGGCCGGCGGCGGGCTGGGCGGCGCCTGGCGCCTCCCCGGCGCGGTGCTGCTCGGGCTCCTGTCCGGGACCCTGACGGGCCTGCTCGGCATCGGCGGCGGCGCGTTCATCGTGCCACTTCTGATATTCGTGTTCGGTCTCGACCAGCACCTCGCCCAGGGGACCAGCCTGGCGGTGATGATCCCGGCGGGCATCGCGGGCACCGCCGTGCACGTCCGCAACCGCCGCATCGCCGGGAACGTCGTCGTCGGCCTGATCGTCGGGGTGGCGCTCGGCGCCTTCGGGGGCGGCAAGCTGGCCCTGCTCACGCCCGAGCGGCCGCTGCAGGTCATCTTCGGCGTCATCCTGCTCTGGACCGGTTACCGCTACCTCCGGCCGCAACCGCGGGCGTGA